One window of the Phycisphaerae bacterium genome contains the following:
- a CDS encoding glutamine synthetase III, which produces MSENLEPVTALFGKNVFNDGVMRERLPKNVYKEFKKTIAEARFLDMSLANVVANAMKDWAIEKGATHFCHWFQPMTGLTAEKHDSFISPTAEGTTIMEFSGKELIQGEPDASSFPSGGLRATFEARGYTAWDCTSPVFIKETGKTVTLYIPCAFCSYHAEALDKKTPLLRSMDALNKQAVRVLKALGNTTTKTVGATLGPEQEYFLIDKKFFEKRLDILLTGRTLFGAASPRGQEMSDHYFGALHERVASFMHDVNIELWKLGVSAKTQHNEVAPAQYELAPVFSTVNVATDHNQLVMETLQKVALRHNLVCLLHEKPFKGVNGSGKHNNWSMVTDDGVNLLDPGSTPHDNMVFLVMLCAVIKAVDKYSKLLRATVATPGNEHRLGAHEAPPAIVSIFLGDQLTDIIEQLAVGGAKSSKSGGQLKLGVSSLPQLPKDSTDRNRTSPFAFTGNKFEFRMVGSSQSTAGPMFVLNTIVADILKEIADEMEKSSNVKVSVQKFLSKIAKEHSRIIYNGDNYTEAWVKEAEKRGLPNIKSTVDSIKTIMDDENVKLFVNHKVLSKAELKARTEILLDAYGMTINFEAKTTLNIAERQILPVAIEYSGKLARAAERISNAGSDPATQKKILDKTCELISELNNSIEALKKAVADANDIDNTAKKAEDFRDAVIPAMSRVRKAVDGLEMIVDAKMWPLPTYAEMLFVR; this is translated from the coding sequence ATGAGTGAAAATTTAGAACCGGTAACTGCGTTGTTCGGTAAAAATGTTTTTAACGATGGCGTAATGAGAGAACGGCTGCCGAAAAATGTCTACAAAGAATTCAAAAAGACAATAGCCGAAGCCAGATTTCTCGATATGTCTCTGGCCAACGTGGTAGCAAATGCAATGAAAGACTGGGCAATTGAAAAAGGCGCAACACATTTCTGTCACTGGTTCCAGCCGATGACCGGCCTGACCGCCGAGAAACACGATTCGTTTATCTCGCCAACCGCCGAAGGCACTACCATTATGGAATTCAGCGGCAAGGAACTCATCCAGGGTGAACCTGACGCATCGAGTTTTCCGTCCGGCGGCCTAAGAGCAACTTTCGAGGCAAGAGGCTATACGGCATGGGATTGCACAAGCCCTGTGTTCATCAAGGAGACGGGCAAAACCGTCACTCTTTATATCCCCTGCGCATTCTGCTCATACCACGCCGAGGCGCTTGACAAGAAGACTCCCCTGCTGCGGTCCATGGACGCTCTTAATAAACAGGCCGTTAGAGTACTAAAAGCTTTGGGAAATACCACAACCAAAACTGTAGGCGCGACATTAGGACCGGAACAGGAATATTTCCTGATTGACAAGAAATTCTTCGAAAAAAGACTCGATATTCTGCTCACCGGACGCACGCTGTTCGGAGCGGCTTCTCCTCGCGGACAGGAAATGAGCGACCATTACTTCGGCGCCCTGCACGAAAGAGTCGCCTCGTTTATGCACGATGTTAATATCGAACTTTGGAAACTTGGCGTATCGGCAAAAACGCAGCATAATGAAGTAGCACCGGCTCAATATGAACTGGCCCCGGTTTTCAGTACCGTCAATGTCGCTACCGACCATAATCAGCTTGTAATGGAAACCCTGCAAAAGGTCGCATTAAGACACAATCTGGTTTGCCTGCTGCATGAAAAACCGTTCAAAGGCGTCAATGGCTCAGGAAAGCATAACAACTGGAGTATGGTAACCGACGACGGCGTTAATCTGCTCGACCCGGGCAGTACGCCACACGACAATATGGTGTTCCTCGTGATGCTTTGTGCCGTTATCAAGGCCGTAGATAAATATTCCAAACTGCTTCGTGCAACTGTCGCGACGCCTGGAAACGAGCACCGGCTCGGCGCTCACGAAGCACCGCCGGCCATTGTGTCGATATTCCTCGGTGACCAGTTAACTGATATAATAGAACAACTGGCCGTGGGCGGAGCCAAATCCTCTAAATCCGGCGGACAATTGAAACTCGGCGTCTCTTCTCTGCCGCAGCTGCCGAAAGACAGTACCGACAGAAACAGGACTTCACCGTTCGCGTTTACAGGAAATAAATTCGAGTTCCGTATGGTAGGTTCCAGCCAGTCAACTGCCGGCCCGATGTTTGTCCTGAATACCATTGTCGCTGATATATTAAAAGAAATCGCAGACGAGATGGAAAAGAGTTCTAATGTAAAAGTTTCTGTACAAAAGTTCCTGAGCAAAATCGCGAAAGAACACAGCAGAATTATATACAACGGCGACAACTATACTGAAGCATGGGTCAAGGAAGCCGAAAAGAGAGGCCTGCCGAATATTAAATCGACCGTAGATTCCATAAAAACCATTATGGATGACGAAAATGTAAAACTGTTCGTAAACCATAAGGTTCTCAGCAAAGCCGAACTCAAGGCAAGAACGGAAATCCTGCTTGACGCTTACGGTATGACCATTAATTTTGAAGCGAAAACAACTTTGAATATTGCAGAAAGGCAGATTCTGCCGGTCGCAATCGAATATTCCGGCAAACTTGCCAGGGCCGCCGAGCGTATCAGTAACGCGGGAAGCGACCCGGCCACTCAAAAGAAAATACTCGATAAGACCTGCGAACTGATAAGCGAACTGAATAACAGCATTGAAGCCCTGAAAAAAGCAGTTGCCGATGCAAATGATATTGACAACACGGCGAAAAAAGCGGAAGATTTCAGGGATGCCGTTATCCCTGCAATGAGCAGGGTAAGGAAAGCCGTCGATGGCCTGGAAATGATTGTAGATGCCAAAATGTGGCCTCTGCCGACTTACGCTGAAATGCTGTTTGTAAGATAA